A portion of the Punica granatum isolate Tunisia-2019 chromosome 7, ASM765513v2, whole genome shotgun sequence genome contains these proteins:
- the LOC116212629 gene encoding thymidylate kinase-like yields the protein MLAIGSQIRSSSVFGAATTRKFLLNFPREYCGRDIRMRKCHNSYLDSVSSESRGALIVLEGLDRSGKSLQSSRLVSYLEGSGHSVEPWRFPDRTTSVGQMISSYLANKSELDDRTVHLLFSANRWEKRSQMEAKLKAGTTLVVDRYSYSGVAFSSAKGLNIEWCKAPEIGLLAPDLVLYLDIPPEKAAERGGYGGERYEQLEFQKKVAEYYEVLRDSSWKIIDASLPIEEIEKQLQELASECLKECQKGKPLSLLWSC from the exons ATGCTTGCCATTGGTTCGCAGATTCGAAGCTCTTC TGTATTTGGTGCTGCAACGACAAGGAAGTTCTTGTTGAACTTCCCCCGCGAGTATTGTGGTAGAGACATTAGAATGAGGAAGTGTCACAATAGCTACCTCGACAGTGTTAGCAGCGAGTCTAGAGGGGCTCTTATTGTCTTGGAAGGATTGGACCGTAGCGGGAAAAGTTTGCAATCGAGCCGACTGGTTTCGTACTTGGAGGGTTCGGGACATTCCGTGGAGCCATGGAGGTTCCCCGACAGAACTACGAGTGTCGGACAAATGATATCCTCGTACCTGGCTAACAAGTCAGAGTTGGATGATCGGACAGTGCATCTCCTGTTCAGCGCGAATCGTTGGGAGAAGAG ATCACAGATGGAAGCAAAGTTGAAAGCTGGGACCACCCTTGTTGTTGATCGATATTCGTACTCAGGTGTTGCTTTCTCTTCCGCTAAAGGACTCAATATTGAATGGTGTAAG GCACCTGAGATTGGACTATTGGCACCAGATCTTGTTCTTTACCTCGACATTCCACCCGAG AAAGCTGCAGAGAGAGGGGGCTATGGAGGCGAGAGGTATGAGCAACTCGAGTTTCAGAAGAAAGTAGCCGAATACTACGAGGTCTTGCGTGATTCCTCTTGGAAG ATTATAGATGCCTCATTGCCGATTGAAGAAATCGAGAAGCAACTGCAGGAGTTGGCATCAGAATGTCTTAAGGAATGCCAAAAGGGGAAACCCCTTTCACTTCTCTGGTCATGTTAA